In Halorubrum sp. PV6, a single window of DNA contains:
- a CDS encoding HVO_0416 family zinc finger protein: MSSSAPSADDDVFDEFLSDRGHETEIVRWDRSYNKLQCPECGALHPEGTAQCGVCDWRPT; the protein is encoded by the coding sequence ATGTCTAGTAGTGCACCCAGCGCGGACGACGACGTGTTTGACGAGTTCCTGTCCGACCGCGGCCACGAAACAGAGATCGTACGCTGGGACCGATCCTATAACAAACTTCAGTGTCCCGAGTGTGGTGCGCTACACCCGGAGGGAACCGCGCAGTGTGGCGTCTGCGACTGGCGCCCGACCTGA
- a CDS encoding bacteriorhodopsin, with protein sequence MIEPSTVRFVSAGVYALSAVVLFALAARKPAELRRYCYPFVAVVAVSGLGVGMWAAGIGTIAVGSGTLDGGQLVTDYAAYPFLFGFAALVAGASRRYIAGVMGLTVVMRLGYDFAEVFEGSLALAGTGAILVGYVVLLGLFFGPIAGAASRQPPDRALFYAKTRNLSLFAFGVLIAWAMIQIAGLLDQFTATVTLEYLDLLLRVGFAGFVFANVETLLVDGDSSTGSAGDEAGEETRQGAAEPGAEPTAAD encoded by the coding sequence ATGATTGAGCCGTCGACGGTGCGGTTCGTCTCGGCGGGCGTCTACGCGCTCTCCGCCGTGGTGCTCTTCGCGCTCGCGGCGCGCAAGCCCGCGGAACTGCGTCGGTACTGCTACCCGTTCGTCGCGGTCGTCGCGGTGTCGGGTCTCGGCGTGGGGATGTGGGCGGCCGGCATCGGGACGATAGCCGTCGGCAGCGGCACGCTGGACGGCGGACAGTTGGTGACCGACTACGCGGCGTACCCGTTCTTGTTCGGCTTCGCGGCCCTCGTCGCCGGGGCGAGTCGGCGCTACATCGCGGGCGTGATGGGGCTCACCGTGGTGATGCGGCTCGGGTACGACTTCGCCGAGGTGTTCGAGGGGTCGCTCGCGCTGGCGGGCACCGGCGCCATCCTCGTCGGGTACGTGGTCCTGCTCGGGCTGTTCTTCGGCCCCATCGCGGGCGCGGCGTCGCGCCAGCCGCCGGACAGGGCGCTGTTTTACGCGAAGACGCGGAATCTCTCGCTTTTCGCGTTCGGCGTGTTGATCGCGTGGGCGATGATACAGATTGCCGGGCTGCTCGATCAGTTCACCGCGACGGTGACGCTGGAGTACCTCGATCTCCTCCTTCGGGTCGGCTTCGCGGGCTTCGTCTTCGCGAACGTCGAGACGCTGCTCGTCGACGGCGACTCCTCGACCGGATCGGCCGGGGACGAAGCGGGGGAAGAAACGAGACAGGGAGCGGCCGAGCCGGGAGCCGAGCCGACGGCGGCCGACTGA
- a CDS encoding methyl-accepting chemotaxis protein, with product MLNLIAARYGRRVGVAVLATLAATLGFIALFAAHVATVGTPAAATAALTATGVVVTLNLGLLGIVLIGNVAVELRRLTETAEAVGRGEFDARATSDRRDEIGRLFAAFDETRRSLRDAVAESDRAQADAEAAREEAEALSDTLLERAEDIGGAMERAAEGDFTHRLPAETDVDAIERITAAYNEMTDGLSTTVDDIQSFAADVESTSEEMATRADDVAEMNQEVADEMRALADELDEQTDRLRETAADTDDFSATIEEIASTTDEVAGDATAAAELGTEGERRATEAVEAIVAIGDLLDDLDGLVAGLDDRMDGVAETTDVIADIAEQTNILALNASIEASRAGGDGDGFAVVADEVKGLAEETRESTTEIEATVGEVTDDVSAVAGEMDRTMTELDETTAAVRAAGDAIEELTGTVEDVDVAMADIARATDEGAEGIESVAARVEAVHTSATDAASRARSLAETADATAETVGDMATTATSLAERTGSLTDRLDQFETRTDAESAARQTGRPAASADAPADRVAGETEVSADD from the coding sequence ATGTTGAACCTCATCGCTGCGCGGTACGGTCGCCGGGTGGGGGTGGCCGTCCTCGCGACGCTCGCCGCGACGCTCGGATTCATCGCCCTCTTCGCGGCGCACGTGGCGACCGTCGGAACTCCGGCTGCCGCGACGGCGGCGCTGACCGCCACGGGCGTCGTCGTCACGCTCAATCTCGGCCTGTTAGGAATCGTCTTGATCGGGAACGTCGCGGTCGAGTTGCGGCGGCTGACGGAGACGGCCGAGGCGGTCGGCCGCGGCGAGTTCGACGCCCGAGCGACCTCCGACCGGCGCGACGAGATCGGCCGGCTGTTCGCCGCCTTCGACGAGACGCGGCGGTCCCTTCGCGACGCGGTCGCGGAGTCCGACCGGGCGCAGGCGGACGCGGAGGCGGCCCGCGAGGAGGCCGAGGCGCTGTCCGACACCCTCTTAGAGCGCGCCGAGGACATCGGCGGCGCCATGGAGCGGGCGGCCGAGGGCGACTTCACGCACCGGCTGCCGGCGGAGACGGACGTCGATGCGATAGAACGGATCACGGCGGCGTACAACGAGATGACCGACGGGCTCTCGACGACGGTCGACGACATCCAGTCGTTCGCGGCCGACGTGGAGTCGACGAGCGAGGAGATGGCGACCCGCGCCGACGACGTCGCCGAGATGAACCAGGAAGTCGCCGACGAGATGCGGGCGTTGGCCGACGAGTTGGACGAACAGACGGACCGTCTGCGGGAGACGGCCGCCGACACCGACGACTTCTCGGCGACCATCGAGGAGATCGCCTCCACGACCGACGAGGTGGCCGGCGACGCGACCGCCGCGGCCGAACTCGGCACGGAGGGCGAGCGCCGCGCGACGGAGGCGGTCGAGGCGATCGTCGCGATCGGCGACCTCCTCGACGACCTCGACGGGCTCGTCGCGGGCCTCGACGACCGGATGGACGGGGTCGCGGAGACGACGGACGTGATCGCCGACATCGCCGAACAGACGAACATCCTCGCGCTCAACGCCTCGATCGAGGCGTCCCGCGCCGGGGGCGACGGCGACGGGTTCGCCGTCGTCGCCGACGAGGTGAAGGGGCTCGCCGAGGAGACGCGCGAGTCGACGACCGAGATCGAGGCGACGGTCGGCGAGGTCACGGACGACGTGTCGGCGGTGGCGGGTGAGATGGACCGAACGATGACCGAGTTAGACGAGACGACCGCCGCGGTCCGGGCCGCGGGCGACGCGATAGAGGAACTGACGGGCACGGTCGAGGACGTCGACGTGGCGATGGCGGACATCGCCCGCGCGACCGACGAGGGCGCCGAGGGGATCGAGTCGGTCGCCGCGCGCGTCGAGGCCGTACACACCTCCGCCACCGACGCCGCGAGCCGCGCTCGGTCGCTCGCCGAGACCGCGGACGCGACCGCCGAGACCGTCGGCGACATGGCGACGACGGCGACCTCCCTCGCGGAGCGGACCGGGTCGCTCACCGACCGGCTCGACCAGTTCGAGACGCGGACCGACGCGGAGTCGGCGGCGAGGCAGACGGGGAGGCCGGCGGCGAGCGCCGACGCGCCAGCGGACCGCGTCGCCGGCGAGACGGAGGTGAGCGCCGATGATTGA
- a CDS encoding acyl-CoA thioesterase, whose product MPSVSDTYIENRQRVQPTHTNNYESAHGGNVVKWMDEIGAMSAMRAAGETCVTAKINALDFKRPVPQGDTCIVESYVYAVGRTSLRTRIRAYRESPRTGERELTTESYFVFVAVDADGKPTPVPSLEVAGDRCRELREEALAAEPDAER is encoded by the coding sequence ATGCCGTCCGTCAGCGACACCTACATCGAGAACCGCCAGCGCGTCCAGCCGACCCACACCAACAACTACGAGTCGGCGCACGGGGGTAACGTCGTCAAGTGGATGGACGAAATCGGCGCGATGTCGGCGATGCGCGCCGCGGGCGAGACCTGTGTCACGGCCAAGATCAACGCGCTCGACTTCAAACGGCCGGTGCCACAGGGCGACACCTGCATCGTCGAGTCGTACGTGTACGCGGTCGGGCGGACCAGCCTCCGGACGCGGATCCGGGCGTACCGCGAGTCGCCCCGCACGGGCGAGCGGGAGCTGACGACGGAGTCGTACTTCGTGTTCGTCGCCGTCGACGCCGACGGGAAGCCGACGCCGGTCCCCTCGCTTGAGGTCGCCGGCGACCGCTGTCGCGAACTGCGCGAGGAGGCGCTCGCGGCCGAACCGGACGCGGAGCGCTGA
- a CDS encoding ABC transporter permease → MTGETERAPVGTGDDDEPRPATYYHLARAVLYREYLIFVRYPANAIGGIVIALFFFGVLFYGGRLLAGQALTDSLEGIIAGYFLWTLSVGAYSSVSSDIGSEVQWGTLERHITTPFGFAPVALLKGVAKVVRTFLTSAVVLAVMLLLTGTRLSLDPITVVAVAGLAITSVLGLGFAAGGVTVLYKRIGNWLNLLQFGFVALISAPVLDAPWTRFLPLAHGSAMLQRAMVDGVRLWEFPLADLGLLVAVAVGYLLGGYVVFQYATRRARRLGVLGDY, encoded by the coding sequence GTGACGGGTGAGACGGAGCGCGCGCCGGTCGGGACCGGCGACGACGACGAGCCGCGGCCGGCGACCTACTACCACCTCGCGCGGGCCGTCCTCTACCGGGAGTACCTGATCTTCGTCCGGTATCCCGCGAACGCGATCGGGGGGATCGTCATCGCGCTGTTCTTCTTCGGCGTGCTCTTTTACGGCGGGCGGCTGCTGGCCGGGCAGGCGCTCACGGACTCGCTCGAGGGGATCATCGCCGGCTACTTCCTGTGGACGCTGTCTGTCGGCGCCTACTCGTCGGTGTCGAGCGACATCGGCAGCGAGGTGCAGTGGGGGACCTTAGAGCGGCACATCACCACGCCGTTCGGGTTCGCGCCGGTCGCCCTTTTAAAAGGCGTCGCGAAGGTCGTCCGGACGTTCCTCACCTCGGCGGTCGTGCTCGCCGTCATGCTGCTTCTCACCGGAACCCGGCTGAGTCTCGACCCGATCACGGTGGTCGCCGTCGCCGGCCTCGCGATCACGTCGGTGCTCGGCCTCGGCTTCGCGGCCGGCGGCGTGACCGTGCTTTATAAGCGGATCGGCAACTGGCTGAACCTGTTGCAGTTCGGGTTCGTCGCGCTGATTTCGGCGCCCGTCCTCGACGCGCCGTGGACGCGGTTCCTCCCCTTAGCCCACGGGAGCGCGATGCTCCAGCGCGCGATGGTCGACGGCGTCCGGCTGTGGGAGTTCCCCCTCGCAGACCTCGGGCTGCTCGTCGCCGTCGCGGTCGGGTACCTCCTCGGCGGCTACGTCGTCTTCCAGTACGCGACGCGGCGGGCGCGTCGGCTCGGCGTCCTCGGCGACTACTGA
- a CDS encoding ABC transporter ATP-binding protein, protein MAESAASERGDPHERDGDERDASRRDGRRPGGSRSEGAGDGEPSGSSPPALAVSGVTKRFGAGDGGVLAVDDVSLSVEQGAIVGLLGPNGAGKTTLIKCALGIVLPDAGSVRVFGRDVSDGRRAAYADVDAMLEGARNDYWRLTVRENLRYFATIAGVDPDSVRARHDRLLDRLELTEKADTPVRELSRGMKQKVSLASVLAGGASLVFLDEPTLGLDVESSRTLRRELRRLAREEGLTIVLSSHDMAVIEDVCDRVVMMAGGRIVADDTVGALLAGTERDTLRIASADIDEAVIATLRERFDVRAVDSGPDAGDPTSVEVAAAGEALYDLMDALREAGVTVEDIETVRPELEDVFVDLTGMEPGGESAVGLNGESGGEPGGRSP, encoded by the coding sequence ATGGCAGAGAGCGCGGCGAGCGAACGCGGCGACCCCCACGAGCGCGACGGCGACGAGCGCGACGCGTCCCGACGAGACGGACGCCGACCCGGAGGCTCCCGGAGCGAGGGCGCCGGGGACGGCGAGCCGAGCGGTTCGTCGCCGCCGGCGCTGGCGGTATCGGGCGTCACGAAGCGGTTCGGCGCGGGCGACGGCGGCGTGCTGGCGGTCGACGATGTGAGCCTGAGCGTCGAGCAGGGCGCTATCGTCGGGCTGCTCGGCCCGAACGGGGCCGGCAAGACCACCCTTATTAAATGCGCACTCGGTATCGTCCTCCCCGACGCCGGCTCGGTCCGGGTGTTCGGCAGGGACGTGAGCGACGGCCGCCGAGCGGCGTACGCCGACGTGGACGCGATGTTGGAGGGCGCGCGCAACGACTACTGGCGGCTCACCGTCCGCGAGAACCTGCGGTACTTCGCGACCATCGCCGGCGTCGACCCGGACTCGGTGCGGGCGAGACACGACCGCCTGCTCGACCGGCTCGAACTCACCGAGAAGGCCGACACGCCGGTTCGAGAGCTCTCGCGGGGGATGAAACAGAAGGTGTCGTTAGCGAGCGTGCTCGCGGGCGGCGCGTCGCTCGTCTTCCTCGACGAGCCGACGCTCGGGCTCGACGTCGAGAGCTCCCGGACGCTCCGCCGCGAACTCCGGCGGCTCGCCCGCGAGGAGGGGCTCACCATCGTGCTCAGCAGCCACGACATGGCCGTCATCGAAGACGTCTGTGACCGCGTCGTGATGATGGCCGGCGGTCGGATCGTCGCCGACGACACCGTCGGGGCGCTCCTCGCCGGGACCGAGCGGGACACGCTCCGGATCGCGAGCGCCGACATCGACGAGGCGGTGATCGCGACCCTCCGCGAGCGGTTCGACGTGCGGGCGGTCGACTCCGGCCCCGACGCGGGCGATCCCACCAGTGTGGAGGTCGCCGCCGCGGGCGAGGCCCTGTACGACCTGATGGACGCCCTCCGCGAGGCGGGCGTCACGGTGGAGGACATCGAGACGGTGCGCCCCGAGCTGGAGGACGTGTTCGTCGACCTCACGGGCATGGAGCCGGGCGGGGAGTCGGCCGTGGGGCTGAACGGAGAGTCGGGCGGAGAGCCGGGAGGGCGGTCCCCGTGA
- a CDS encoding class I SAM-dependent methyltransferase has product MDRNEVRRAWDDVAATYAARRDPDGSDAALIDDLLADLPDDPAVLDVGCGDGARTLANLPSASVGIDVSREGLELARETVPTARLVHGEMSALPVGDERFDAVTAYHAVFHVARERHPAVYAEFARVLRPGGRLLMTLPGGRFETVRRGWMGGRMFFSAPGRERTLTQLREAGFGEVETTTATDPLGSSTEFVLATRLE; this is encoded by the coding sequence ATGGATCGCAACGAGGTCCGCCGCGCGTGGGACGACGTGGCGGCGACATACGCGGCCCGACGCGACCCCGACGGCTCGGACGCCGCGCTGATCGACGACCTGCTCGCCGACCTGCCGGACGACCCGGCCGTCCTCGACGTGGGCTGTGGCGACGGCGCGCGGACGCTCGCGAACCTGCCGTCAGCGAGCGTCGGCATCGACGTGTCACGGGAGGGGCTCGAACTCGCTCGGGAGACGGTGCCGACGGCTCGGCTCGTTCACGGCGAGATGTCCGCGCTGCCGGTCGGCGACGAGCGGTTCGACGCGGTCACGGCGTACCACGCGGTCTTCCACGTCGCCCGCGAGCGCCACCCCGCCGTCTACGCCGAGTTCGCGCGCGTCCTCCGACCGGGCGGGCGGCTCCTCATGACGCTGCCGGGCGGCCGGTTCGAGACGGTGCGCCGCGGCTGGATGGGCGGCCGGATGTTCTTCTCCGCGCCCGGACGCGAACGGACCCTGACGCAGCTGCGCGAGGCGGGGTTCGGCGAGGTGGAGACGACGACCGCGACGGACCCCCTCGGGAGCAGCACGGAGTTCGTGCTCGCGACGCGACTGGAGTAG
- a CDS encoding L-lactate permease: protein MLILLALLPLAAIAVIMVLLYQPATITMPIAWGIAAVAAYIGWEMSPTLIAAASIRGALTATRILVIVFGAILLLYTLKQSGAFEVINAGFSSISDDRRVQVILLVFLMGSFIEGAAGFGTPAAIVGPLLVGLGFPPLAAVVVALTGNILAITFGAVGTPLIIGFEDVVFGQDPTEAGTAAYAVVQNGGFESVSAYVAQIGFWAAVIHAVVGIAIPFIGVAMMTRFFGEERSLKPAIEVIPLTLFAWASFVVPYLLTAYFLGPTFPGLLGAMIGLLVVGSTLRAGYFLPEEEWDFGPQEQWPDHWIGKIEPGTGMGDSSGGQRVAADGGTRTFKDMHNQDMSLGMAWTPYILVAALLIVTRVVGPVQQFLASTGVVAWNNILGTPFSEGVELLYLPGSLFVLVAVVTYGLHGMDASGIKKSWSEAVRNIIPAVIALWFAVATVMVMQKTGAPVVIENVETVNLGMLQLLSDATADLTGQLFPFFSGFIGAFGAFIAGSNTVSDILFGLFQFEAAQQIGAPTQIVVAAQAVGGAIGNLIAIHNVVAALTVVGLIGEEGRVIRLELIPVLYYGVATGILTLILAYAVVPGTF from the coding sequence ATGCTTATTCTGCTGGCGCTGTTGCCGCTTGCCGCGATCGCGGTCATCATGGTCCTGCTCTACCAGCCGGCGACGATCACGATGCCGATCGCGTGGGGCATCGCGGCGGTCGCCGCGTACATCGGGTGGGAGATGTCTCCGACGTTGATCGCGGCGGCCTCGATACGGGGCGCGCTGACGGCGACGCGCATCCTCGTCATCGTCTTCGGCGCGATACTACTGCTGTACACGCTCAAGCAGTCGGGCGCGTTCGAGGTCATCAACGCGGGCTTCTCGTCGATCAGCGACGACAGGCGCGTACAGGTCATCCTGCTTGTGTTCCTCATGGGCTCGTTCATCGAGGGCGCGGCCGGGTTCGGGACGCCGGCCGCGATCGTCGGCCCGCTTCTGGTCGGACTCGGCTTCCCGCCGCTGGCCGCGGTGGTGGTCGCCCTGACCGGTAACATTCTCGCGATTACGTTCGGCGCGGTCGGGACGCCGCTTATCATCGGGTTCGAAGACGTCGTCTTCGGGCAGGACCCGACGGAGGCCGGCACGGCAGCGTACGCCGTCGTCCAGAACGGCGGCTTCGAGAGCGTCAGCGCGTACGTCGCACAGATCGGGTTCTGGGCGGCCGTCATCCACGCCGTCGTGGGCATCGCGATCCCGTTCATCGGCGTGGCGATGATGACGCGGTTCTTCGGCGAGGAGCGCTCGCTGAAGCCCGCCATCGAAGTGATTCCGCTCACGCTGTTCGCGTGGGCGTCGTTCGTGGTGCCGTACCTCCTGACGGCGTACTTCCTCGGCCCGACGTTCCCCGGCCTGTTGGGTGCGATGATCGGGCTGCTCGTCGTCGGCTCGACGCTGCGCGCGGGCTACTTCCTCCCCGAGGAGGAGTGGGACTTCGGCCCCCAAGAGCAGTGGCCGGACCACTGGATCGGCAAGATCGAGCCCGGAACCGGGATGGGCGATTCGAGCGGCGGGCAGCGGGTCGCGGCCGACGGCGGCACGAGGACGTTCAAGGACATGCACAACCAGGACATGTCGCTGGGCATGGCGTGGACGCCCTACATCCTCGTGGCGGCCCTGCTCATCGTGACTCGGGTCGTCGGGCCCGTCCAGCAGTTCCTGGCGTCGACCGGCGTCGTCGCGTGGAACAACATCCTCGGCACGCCGTTCTCTGAGGGCGTCGAACTGCTCTACCTCCCCGGATCGCTGTTCGTGCTGGTCGCGGTCGTGACGTACGGCCTGCACGGCATGGACGCGTCGGGGATCAAGAAGTCGTGGAGCGAGGCCGTCAGGAACATCATCCCGGCGGTCATCGCGCTCTGGTTCGCCGTCGCGACCGTGATGGTCATGCAGAAGACCGGCGCGCCGGTCGTGATCGAGAACGTCGAAACGGTCAACTTGGGGATGCTCCAGCTGCTGTCCGACGCCACGGCCGACCTCACCGGGCAGCTGTTCCCGTTCTTCTCCGGCTTCATCGGCGCGTTCGGCGCGTTCATCGCCGGGTCGAACACGGTCAGCGACATCCTGTTCGGCCTCTTCCAGTTCGAGGCCGCCCAGCAGATCGGCGCCCCGACCCAGATCGTGGTCGCCGCGCAGGCGGTCGGCGGGGCGATCGGGAACCTGATCGCCATCCACAACGTCGTCGCCGCGCTCACCGTCGTCGGCCTCATCGGCGAGGAGGGGCGCGTCATCCGGCTCGAACTGATACCGGTGCTGTACTACGGCGTTGCGACCGGTATCCTCACCCTGATCCTCGCGTACGCGGTGGTTCCGGGGACGTTCTGA
- a CDS encoding FAD-binding and (Fe-S)-binding domain-containing protein — MASEPAQGSDTPADTSAAALGHERPDVPAYRALAGALRERVDGEVQFDEYAQVLYATDGSIYQARPAGVVTPESVADVQATMRVAADHGVPVIPRGAGSSLAGQSVGPGCIVLDFSTHMDDIVDVRPDERRAVVQPGVVQDHLDDRLAEDGLKFAPDPASSARATVVGGIGNNSTGAHSVRYGITDAYTEELRVVLADGSLIHTREVVLDSPEYEEIVAKGDREAALYETTRALVAENEAEIDEKYPNLKRSVSGYNLHKVIYENDAGEAVINLSKLFVGAEGTLGTIVEAEVSLVTRPEETALALYTFDSLVDAMKAVPEALEFPVSAVELMDDEVFSLAAGSQEFAQYAEPIPDRAAAALMLEWDDELVDDFEAAVADTTAHFVDEGDAFDVLEAYTDADQSDLWKLRKAAIPLLMSMQGDPKPYPFIEDATVPPAELAEYVGQFEAVLENHGTSAAYFAHAGSGTLHIRPILSLKEEEGVETMHSISEDITDLVVEHHGAFSGEHGDGLARTEFNPKMYGESLWSAFQELKSTFDPEWRMNPGKVVYVDGDTASERGYPDTAADTDMRENLRYGPAYQSIEPQTDLDFSEEGGFSHLVELCNGCGTCRETDSGVMCPTYRASEEEIQSTRGRANMLRAAISGELDDDEIHSDRFQEEVLGLCVGCKGCKSDCPTGVDLAKLKAEVKHEHHEEEGSGLRERIFRDIDRFSALGSALAPVSNAAAKLPGARAVMDAVAGIAPDRELPTFRSESFEEWFASRGGSSVAPEEAVDTVALFPDTYTNYSYPAAGKAAVAVLEAADIRVEVPDDLAPSGRAAFSTGFLDEARERAEANVAALAPRVRDGQSVVFVEPSDAVMFQDEYRDLLDGDDVAAVSAAAYGVLEYLDAGRVDERLAFDAPAESLTYHGHCNQKATNKDHHAVGVLRRAGYDVDPLDSSCCGMAGSFGYESEHYDLSKAIGRILFDQVDESDGETVTAPGASCRSQLGDRDGAENPPHPIEKVAEAVTGRAADAAVVSATGAPNPSPADD, encoded by the coding sequence ATGGCAAGCGAGCCCGCGCAGGGGAGTGACACGCCCGCCGACACGTCGGCGGCCGCGCTCGGTCACGAGCGACCGGACGTGCCCGCGTATCGGGCGCTCGCGGGGGCCCTCCGCGAGCGCGTCGACGGCGAGGTGCAGTTCGACGAGTACGCACAGGTGCTGTACGCCACCGACGGGAGCATCTATCAGGCGCGCCCGGCCGGCGTCGTCACGCCGGAGTCGGTCGCGGACGTACAGGCGACGATGCGCGTCGCCGCCGACCACGGCGTGCCGGTCATCCCGCGGGGGGCGGGCTCCTCGCTGGCCGGCCAGAGCGTCGGGCCGGGCTGTATCGTCCTCGACTTCTCGACGCACATGGACGACATCGTCGACGTACGGCCCGACGAGCGCCGGGCGGTCGTCCAGCCCGGCGTCGTTCAAGATCACCTCGACGACCGACTGGCCGAGGACGGGTTGAAGTTCGCCCCCGACCCGGCCTCCTCGGCGCGCGCGACCGTCGTGGGCGGGATCGGCAACAACTCGACCGGCGCGCACTCGGTGCGGTACGGGATCACCGACGCCTACACCGAAGAGTTGCGGGTCGTCCTCGCGGACGGCTCGCTCATCCATACCCGCGAGGTCGTCCTCGACTCGCCGGAGTACGAGGAGATCGTCGCGAAAGGCGATCGCGAGGCCGCGCTGTACGAGACGACCCGCGCGCTCGTCGCGGAGAACGAGGCCGAGATCGACGAGAAGTACCCGAACCTCAAACGCTCCGTCTCCGGGTACAACCTCCACAAGGTGATCTACGAGAACGACGCGGGCGAGGCGGTGATCAACCTCTCGAAGCTGTTCGTCGGCGCCGAGGGGACGCTCGGGACCATCGTCGAGGCCGAGGTGTCGCTCGTCACCCGCCCCGAGGAGACCGCGCTCGCGCTGTACACCTTCGACTCGCTGGTCGACGCGATGAAGGCGGTGCCCGAGGCGCTGGAGTTCCCCGTCAGCGCGGTCGAGCTGATGGACGACGAGGTGTTCTCGCTCGCGGCCGGCTCACAGGAGTTCGCGCAGTACGCCGAGCCGATCCCGGACCGCGCGGCCGCCGCGCTCATGCTGGAGTGGGACGACGAACTCGTCGACGACTTCGAGGCGGCCGTCGCCGACACGACCGCCCACTTCGTCGACGAGGGCGACGCGTTCGACGTGCTGGAGGCGTACACGGACGCCGATCAGAGCGACCTCTGGAAGCTCCGGAAGGCGGCCATCCCCCTCCTTATGAGCATGCAGGGCGATCCGAAGCCGTACCCGTTCATCGAGGACGCGACGGTGCCGCCGGCGGAGCTCGCCGAGTACGTCGGGCAGTTCGAGGCGGTGTTAGAGAACCACGGCACCTCGGCCGCCTACTTCGCGCACGCCGGGTCCGGCACCTTACACATCCGACCGATTCTCTCCTTAAAAGAGGAGGAGGGCGTCGAGACGATGCACTCCATCTCGGAGGACATCACGGACCTCGTCGTGGAACACCACGGCGCGTTCTCCGGCGAGCACGGCGACGGGCTCGCGCGCACCGAGTTCAACCCGAAGATGTACGGCGAGTCGCTCTGGTCGGCGTTCCAGGAGCTCAAATCGACGTTCGACCCCGAGTGGCGGATGAACCCCGGCAAGGTGGTGTACGTCGACGGCGACACCGCTTCCGAGCGCGGCTATCCCGACACCGCCGCCGACACCGACATGCGCGAGAACCTCCGGTACGGCCCGGCGTACCAGTCTATCGAGCCGCAGACCGATCTGGACTTCTCCGAGGAGGGCGGCTTCTCGCACCTCGTCGAACTCTGTAACGGCTGTGGCACCTGCCGGGAGACCGACTCGGGCGTGATGTGCCCGACGTACCGCGCCTCCGAGGAGGAGATCCAGTCGACCCGCGGCCGGGCGAACATGCTCCGCGCGGCCATCAGCGGCGAACTCGACGACGACGAGATCCACTCCGACCGGTTCCAGGAGGAAGTGTTGGGCCTCTGTGTCGGCTGTAAGGGGTGTAAAAGCGACTGTCCCACGGGCGTCGACCTCGCGAAGCTGAAAGCCGAGGTGAAACACGAACACCACGAGGAGGAGGGGTCGGGCCTCCGCGAACGGATCTTCCGCGACATCGACCGCTTTTCGGCGCTCGGGAGCGCGCTCGCGCCGGTGTCGAACGCGGCGGCGAAGCTCCCCGGCGCCCGCGCGGTGATGGACGCCGTCGCCGGCATCGCCCCGGACCGCGAACTGCCGACCTTCCGCTCCGAGAGCTTCGAGGAGTGGTTCGCCTCCCGCGGCGGGTCGAGCGTCGCGCCCGAAGAGGCGGTCGACACGGTCGCGCTGTTCCCCGACACCTACACCAACTACAGCTACCCGGCCGCCGGCAAGGCCGCCGTCGCGGTGTTGGAGGCGGCCGACATCCGCGTGGAGGTGCCGGACGACCTCGCGCCCTCTGGCCGGGCGGCGTTCTCGACCGGCTTCCTCGACGAGGCCCGCGAGCGCGCCGAGGCGAACGTCGCGGCGCTCGCGCCTCGGGTTCGCGACGGGCAGTCCGTCGTCTTCGTCGAGCCCTCCGACGCCGTGATGTTCCAGGACGAGTACCGCGACCTGCTCGACGGCGACGACGTGGCCGCGGTGTCGGCTGCCGCCTACGGCGTCTTGGAGTACCTCGACGCCGGTCGCGTCGACGAGCGGCTGGCGTTCGACGCGCCCGCGGAGTCGCTCACGTACCACGGCCACTGCAACCAGAAGGCGACGAACAAGGACCACCACGCGGTCGGCGTGCTCCGGCGCGCCGGCTACGACGTGGACCCGCTGGACTCCTCGTGTTGCGGGATGGCGGGCTCGTTCGGCTACGAGTCGGAGCACTACGACCTCTCGAAGGCGATCGGTCGCATCCTCTTCGATCAGGTCGACGAAAGCGACGGCGAGACGGTGACGGCGCCGGGCGCGTCGTGCCGCTCCCAGCTGGGCGACCGCGACGGGGCCGAGAACCCGCCGCATCCGATCGAGAAGGTCGCCGAGGCGGTGACCGGCCGGGCGGCAGACGCCGCCGTCGTGAGCGCGACTGGAGCGCCGAACCCGTCGCCGGCCGACGACTGA
- a CDS encoding VOC family protein has translation MEILHTCLNVADADRTADWYVEQLGFERSWEFTTPDGDTRNVYVSDDAGVEFQLSDTDGEAPSADGDRYDHVAVGVDDVDATFESIDHHGVVQEPGDQPAAGARTAFVKDPDGHAVELIEPL, from the coding sequence ATGGAGATTCTCCACACGTGTCTCAACGTGGCCGACGCCGACCGCACCGCCGACTGGTACGTCGAACAGCTCGGTTTCGAGCGCTCGTGGGAGTTCACGACGCCCGACGGCGACACGCGGAACGTGTACGTGTCCGACGACGCCGGCGTCGAGTTCCAGCTCTCGGACACCGACGGCGAGGCGCCGAGCGCGGACGGCGACCGATACGACCACGTCGCCGTCGGCGTCGACGACGTCGACGCGACGTTCGAATCGATCGACCACCACGGCGTGGTGCAGGAGCCGGGCGACCAGCCGGCGGCCGGCGCGCGCACCGCGTTCGTGAAGGACCCCGACGGGCACGCGGTCGAACTGATCGAGCCTTTATAA